Part of the Aciduliprofundum boonei T469 genome is shown below.
CCAGATAACGCAATAGAAGAGACGAACGAAGATAACAACTCTGCAAATACAACGGTAATTGTAAATGGATATGGTGTTAATCTCACAGTAGACTCCACAGCTAAAACAGTGCAGCCCGGAGGGAGCGTAGATTACACAATAACTGTCAAAAACACAGGTACTTTGCAAGATACTTTTGATTTGAGTACTTCCCAAGTTTCATCAGGGTGGTCCGCATCTCTTTCCCAAACTAGCGTGACACTGAATGCGGGAGAAAGTACAAATATAACCCTAACAGTTACAGCCCCATCTTCTGCAACTCAAGGAGAGTCACAAAATGTCACTGTTACAGCAGTTAGCGAGGGAGATAGTAGCAAGAGCGATAGCGTAACTACAACAACTACCGTTGTAACACTCTACATTACCAGCATAAAAATTTATAGCCATCTAGATGCTGTAATAAATTACACAACAAATGAAAATGTGACCTCGTATATTGTATATGGAATAGGGCCAAATCATATGAAGAGACAAACTCCTGAAGAGACCATAGCTAGTAAGTATCACGAAATTGCAATTCAAAATTTAACTCCAGAGATTACTTACTATTTCAAAATATATATGAGTGATGGTACAAATTCCGCGTGGAGTTCTATTTATAACTTCACACTCACTGGAACCAATGATTTTGAGGCAACGGATAATCCGCAGTATCTTTATAACTGGCAAGTTAGTGCATGGAACAGTTCTACAAATCAGGCAGCAAATACTATATGGCAGTGGGGTCAGCCAACAGCTGGTCCATCAAGTGCTCATTCAGGACAAGATGTTCTTGCAACAAATCTAAATGGATACTATGGAGTTGATGACCATGTTGATGCTCTTCTCACTCCTTGGATTGATCTAACAAATGCTTCTTGGGCTACATTATCTTTCTATGCATGGTATGATTTAGAAGATGGCTATGATGGAGTGCTAATAGCATATCAAAATGATTCTTCAAGCTCTTGGTATATATTAGATGTAAATAATAACGCAAGCCAGTATGATAAGCAAATTTCAAGTAGCTATGGTAGTGCTATAGGTGGACTCTATGCATTTACAGGTGATACAAATGGTTGGGTGCAGAAGACATTCAATACAACGACTATAAACGATAAATATGTTAACGAGTACCTTTTAGGACATAAAGTTCGTTTTATTTTCTATTTTGCAAGCGATGAATCTAATCATAACTATTATGGCTTCTACCTTGATGATATTCAAATCAAAGCAGGCATACCCCAGTATCACATCTATGGCTATGTGAAAGATTCAAGTGGAAATGCAGTGAGCGGAGCTACAGTGTGGGTGAATGATACAACCCTTGGCATATCCTACCAAACAACCACGGATTCAAATGGTAGGTACGATATTTACACTTACAATGGAATAAGCGGGGATAGCATCAATGTTGATGCGTCCAGTACTCAAGGAAAGGGCACAAATAGTGGAAGCTTGAGCACAGATACAGAGATAGATATAACTCTGCAAGCTGTACCAGAGCTAAATATAGTAATAATACCAATACTGCTATTGGCTACCATCTACATCCTTAGAAGGAGAAAATAATTTTTCTCTTCTTTTTATCCACAAATTTAAAAACCTCTAGGATTATTACCCTTCGGTGATGATATGTACGAGGATGATATAAAAAATGCTGCCAAACATTTTGAAAATTTGCTGAGAGAGCAGATTGATAGGATGGAGAGAATAAAACATGAAGGGGACTGGATAGATTACTCCAAGCTCAAGCCAATAATAATCGGAGTGGCAGGTGGCGATGGCATAGGTCCATACATAACAGAGCAAACGCAGAGAGTACTTGAATTTCTGCTAAAGGATGAAATTGATGAAGGAAAGGTAGAATTCCGAAAAATTGAGGGGCTCACAATTGAGAATCGTGTAAAGCATATGCAAGCAGTGCCAGATGATGTTCTTGATGAGATCAAAAAATGCCATGTTCTTTTAAAGGGCCCAACAACAACTCCAAAAAAAGGAGACCCTTGGCCAAATATTGAAAGTGCAAATGTAGCAATCCGCCGCGCTTTAGACTTGTTTGCGAATGTCAGGCCTGTAAAGGTTCCAGAGCTTGGAATTGACTGGGTATTTTTCAGGGAAAATACTGAGGGAGCTTATATGCTTGGCTCTCGGGGAGTAATGATAGGAAACGAGCTAGCCATAGATTTCAAGGTAATAACCGCTCCAGGAGCTGAGAGAATAATCCGCCTCGCATTTGATTATGCCAAAAAGAATGGTAGAAAGAAGGTTACGGTGGTAACAAAGGCAAATGTGGTAAAAAAGACAGATGGCTTATTCCTAGATATTGCTGAGAAAGTTGCTAAAGATTACCCAGAAATCGAGTGGGATGACTGGTTCATCGATATAATGACTGCAAAATTAATAGATCCTTCTCGCCGCTCCCAGTTTGATGTTATAGTCCTACCCAATCTCTATGGAGATATTCTTACGGATGAAGCAGCCCAAATTCAAGGTGGAGTTGGAACGGCTGGAAGTGCAAATATTGGAAAGAGATATGCAATGTTTGAAGCGATACATGGCACAGCTCTGCGCATGGTGAAAGAGGGCAGAGCAAAGTATGCAAATCCAATGAGCATGATCAAAGCTGGAGCTATGATGCTTGAGCATCTTGGATTTACAGATAAGGCAAAGAAATTGAACATGGCAATCGATATAACAAATTCCTTTGAGAAGAAGATAACCGTAACTGGACATCCTGACGGAGCTACAGGAGAAAAAATGGCAAACTATGTGATTGAGACGCTCAAAGATCCAAATCTAGAAGAAAAATGGAAAAAATATGTAAATCAATAATTTTTTTATTTTGATCTCATCGTATCCTGTTCTTTGGTCTCACTATCAACCAAATGATTAACCCCAATATGTTCAAGAACAGCACCACTAGGAACCAGAGCAATCCACTTTTGCCCCGTCTCTTTGCATCTTTGTATACCCATATAAGCACTGCAAGCCAGATTAAAAAGACTACTCCACCGATTATGCATGTGGTAGTTCCAAAGAACTCAAAGAAAGAGGTCTCAAGATCTTCACCATATTTCACATCGTAGGTAAAATTCACCGGCCAGTTACCTGCGCTTTCAACCACAATGTAGTATGTTCCACCAGATTCATTGCTTATTGTAAAGTACATCTTTGCATGCTGCGTATTTAAGGATGTTCCCTTGTCTATATAAGTAAAAGTGTGCCCTGCAGCATATAATGCCATATTTTTCTGATCTAAAAAGTAGATGTTCATTGTGTTATTTCCCTTTATTTCATACTCTACTCCTCCCCCATTTGGAAGAGAAACCCTATAGTACCAGTATTGATTTGCCTGAATAGTCTCACTACCACTATGCTCTGTCACAGCTGAAGCTGTAGGTGTCGCTAAAAGGGCAAAAAAAATCAAGCCCAAAATCAGAATATACATTAAACTCTTTTGCCTCAATTACATACCTCCTCCAAAAATGAAAAATAGAACAAAGTATAAAAAGTTTCTTAATCTACTTTAAAATCACCATGCTTCTTTATGTGCTCTACAATACCCCCATCTTCCAAAAGACGCATCATAAACGGGGGTATAGGTGTGCTCTGTAGCTCTATTCCCTTGGTTAAATCCTTTATTATACCTTTTTCTAAATCTATCTCCAGCTCATCTCCCTCATCTATCTTGTCAGTATCTGCTGTAAGTAATGGCAAGCCAATATTGAAGGCATTGCGGTAAAATATGCGAGCGAAACTTTTGGCAATCACGCAGCTCACACCGGCAATCTTTATTATGCGGGGTGCATGCTCTCTGCTACTTCCAAGTCCAAAATTATTCCCTGCAACAATTATGTCCCCTGGCTTAACCTTCTTTGGAAATTCAGGATCTGCATCCTCCAGCACATGCTTGGCTAGCTCAGGTAGATTTGTGCGAAGGTGGAAATATCGTCCAGGAGCAATATGGTCCGTGGATATATTATCACCAAACTTCCAAACCTTTCCTCTTATTATTCTCTCCATTTTTATCACCTCACAGATACTCACGGGGATCTGCTATCTTGCCTTCTATCGCAGTCGCTGCTGCAGTTGCTGGCGAGCCAAGGTATATTTCTGCATTAGGATTACCCATTCTTCCCTTAAAGTTTCTATTTTGGGTGCTCAGAACCCTCTCTCCATCCGCTAGCACGCCTTTATGTATGCCCACACAAGGCCCGCATCCGGGAGACTCTATTGCTGCACCTGCCTCTACAAATTTCTCAAGCAAGCCCTCCTTCAATGCCTGAATGTACACTCTGCGAGATGCAGGTATCACAATCAAACGAGTTTTCTTATTTACTTTATTTCCATCGAGAATCTTGGCAGCAACACGCAAATCCTCTATGCGTCCGTTTGTGCAAGTTCCAATATAAACCTGATCAATACGAATATTCATCTTCTTTGCCTCACTTATAGTGCGAGTGTTATCCACAGTATGAGGAAACGAAACTGTTGGCTCTAGCTCATCCACATTAAATTCGTATTCTTTTTCAAACCATGCATCATCATCGCTCTTTATCTCCCGATACTTCTCTCCTCTTCCCATCTCCTCTAGGTATTTTTTTGTGGTTGCATCTGGGGCAATCATACCCGTTTTGCCTCCTGCTTCTATCGCCATATTGGTTATAGTGAATCTGGATTCCATGCTCATCTTATCAATTGTAGGCCCGTAGAACTCCATAGATTTGTATGTGGCTCCATCAGCCCCTATGGTCCCAATTATATGGAGAATCAAATCCTTTGAATACACGCCCTTTGGAAATTTTCCCTCTATGTAGAAGCGATGTGTCTCCGGAACTCTTAACCAAACCTTGCCCAAAGCGAAAGCTATAGCGACATCTGTGCTTCCCATTCCTGTCGCAAATGCACCCAGTGCACCAGATGTACAGGTATGTGAGTCCGCCCCTACAATCAATTGGCCAGGAGAGGCCCATGACTCCACAAGGCGCTGATGGCAAACTCCTTCACCCACATCTGAAAGATAAGCCCCTGTTTTCTCGGAGAATTCTCTCAAGATTTTATGGGCATTGCTAAGTTCTTTTCGGGGAGATGGTGTAGCATGGTCAAGAAACAGTACTGTATTCTTTTTGTCAAACACTTGAACAAGCCCCATATCTTCAAGAACCTGAACGCTCAGAGGCCCAGTACCATCCTGCACCATGGCAACATCTACCTTCGCCACTACGATATCTCCCGCTTTAACATCCTTTCCCGCATGCTCACCTATGATTTTCTCAGCCATAGTTTTTCCCAAATTTTCACCTCCTTTTCTCCAGTTGCACATACTCCACATAATCAGGACCTATATAATATGCCCTAGGTCTGAATATTCTGTTATTGGCAGTGTATTCACACACATGCGCAGCCCAGCCTACCGAACGGGCCATTGCAAAAACAGGGGTAAATAAATCACGTGGTATACCCAAGAACTGATAAACTATACCAGAATAGAAGTCCACATTGGGAAATATTCCTTTCTTTCCAAGCTCACGGATCATTATATTCTCAATTCTCTCACCTATCTCTATGTATTTTCTGTCATTGTATTTATCCGAGAGGTACTCTGCGTATTCCTTGAGAATCTTAGCTCTGGGATCGTATGTCTTGTAAACACGATGTCCAAATCCCATAATACGGCGCTTCTCTTTCAAAGCGTTTAGAACATACTCTTCTGCTTTGTCAGGAGAGCCTATTTCATCTAACATCTTTAAAACGCGCTCATTAGCGCCACCATGTAAAGGACCCTTGAGCGCACCAATGGCGGAGAGGAGCGCAGAATTTATATCTGAAAGCGTTGAGGCAGTTACCATTGCTGCGAAAGTTGATGCGTTTAATCCATGCTCTGCATGCAATATGAGCGCAATATCAAATATTCTTGCCTCTTCCTCATCCGGTTTCTTGCCATGAAGCATATATAGGAAATTAGCAGCATGGCTCAATTCGGGATCAGGAGGTATAACTTCCTGTCCTGTACGAGCGCGATGATAATAGGCAATCATTGTTGGCAGCTGAGCTATAATTCTTATTACTTTTCGCATAACTCCTTCACGGCAGCACTTTTGTCTATCGGGGTCGTAAAGGGCCGAGTGAGCTAGTGCAACCTTCAAGATATCCATAGGATGCGGATTAGGAGGTAATTCAACAATGCATTCTTCAACTTTCTTAGGGATAACTCTAAGCTCTCTCATTTGCGCGGAGAACTTTTCTAACGCCTCCTTTGTTGGCAACTCCCCATACAAAAGCAAATAAGCAGTTTCTTCGTAGGTGGAATATTTTGCTAGCATTTCAATAGGGATACCACGATAAATGAGCTTTCCATTCTTACCATCTATAGCACTGATTGATGATAATGCAGCTATAACACCTTCCAATCCCTTGGAATACTCTATTGGACCTTTTTCTTTCAAAACTCCCATAATATCATCTCCTACCTGCTTAAAGGTATTATTTTCCACTATTTTAGATTTTAGGTATAACTGAAAATATTAAATTTGGAAATGCTATTGCTCTGAGGAGTTAGATGAGGCAAGCGTATCTATCTAGGATAATCACATATTACAACGGAGAGCTTAGAGATTTCAAAGCTCATTATTTAATAGTTGAGAATGGGAAAATTATAGGAATAAGCGAGAAGAAGCAGGAGAATTTCGTGGATTATAGTGATTATGTCATTCTCCCAGGATTCGTGGATACTCATACCCATCTTGCTCAAATAGATGCCCGGGCCAAATGGTATCCAGATTTGATAGGCTGGTTGGAAAAATATATATTCCCAGCAGAACTCAAATTTAGAGATGATGAGTATGCGAGGGATGCAGCACAAAGATTCTTTAAAGCTTTAGCAAGTAATGGAACCACAACAGCAGCCGTTTTTTCATCCCCCTTTAAAAATGCAACCAATATAGCATTTCAGGAGGCTTCGGAAAGAGGACTAAGGATAATTATGGGACAAGTTATGATGGATATAAATGTACCAGATGAATTAAAAATCAGTGTGGAAAAGGCAGAAAAAGATACAAGAGAACTAGTAAATAAATGGCATGGCTACAATGAGTTGCTCTATTACGCAGTAACTCCGAGATTTGCAGTATCTTGCAGTATGAAGCTTATGAAAAACTTAGCAAAGATATCTAGAGAGAAAGAGCTATTCGTACAAACCCACATCTCAGAGCAGGAAAGGGAAATAGAAGAAGTGCTGAAATTAAATCCGGATTTTAAAAATTATGCGGAAGTGTATCAGCATGCTGGATTACTAGGGCCAAAAACAATACTTGCTCACGGGGTGCATTTGAGCGAGGAAGAATTGAAAATAATAAAAAATGAGAATAGCAGCATAGCCCATTGTCCCTCCTCAAACTTCTTCCTGCACAGTGGAATTATGAGCATAGATTCTATGAAGAGATTTAAACTGCGGATAGGGTTTGGCTCAGATATTGCAGCAGGTCCATATTTCTCAATGTTTGAAGTTGCTAGAGATGCATCTTACTCAAATTCCATCTCTCCCGAAGAAGCTTTTTATTACCTCACCCTTGGAGGAGCAAAGAGTTTGGGCTTTGACAAAATCACTGGCTCTTTAGAGCCGGATAAATCAGCGGACTTTATAGTTGTATCTCTGGAGAATTTTGATGATTTGAGCACGAGAGAATTGCTATCCTCACTTATCTACCTCGGAGACGATAGAAACATAGTTGCCACTTATGTGAATGGAAAAGAAGTTTATAAGAGGGAGAAAATATAATAAACAAGAACTCTATGCAAGGTTGCGGGCAGGTGGCAGAGAGGTTATGCGCGGGACTGCAGATCCCGTTTACTCGGGTTCGAATCCCGACCTGCCCTTTACTCAATGTATATAGCAGGCTTCAACGGTAATGCAAATCTTCTCTTATTCTTTGGATCATAAGCGGAATCTATTATCACTGATGCTCCAAGGATTCTCTCTATCTCTGATTTTTCTCTTTCTAACAAAGCACTTTCATCAATCTCCACGAATTTAATTTTCTCCTTTAACAATCTCTTTACGAAATCAACTGTAGTCTTATCCTTTCTAATTTTCATCGCTTCCTTTATCGCTTCCTTCGGCGATACATCTTTTATGGCACGGAAAACATCCCATTTCCATGGCTCTGCAGTGTATATGTAAATTTTATGCGGCTTAATTCTTGCAATCTTTATTATCTCTTCAATATCGGATATCACGGAATCAAGATAGTCCTTCTCCGCTTCAATCTCCTCGTTAATATATTCTTCCATTATCTTGGGTAAATTCTCTAGGGATATGTAGGTACTATGGCCTATCTTATGCCAATACTCTTCGCATATGTGGGGTATTACAGGAGAGAGAATTAAAAGCCATTCGTCCATTATATTTCTTATTATTCTCTTCCTTCTCTCTGCGCCAACGAATTTTTCGTACTCTTTTACATCGTTCATAAAATGAAAGAGCATGTTGATCATAGCATCCCTTATTCTGAAACTATCAAATAGGGCAACACTTTCTTTCAATCTTCTGTAAAATTTTGAAAGGAGCCATTTATCGTACCAGTCATACTCTTTCAAAGGCACTGCTTCAACGCTTTCTTCTAAAATATTCACAAACTGCACAAATCTCCTGCGCAAGGATGCAATTTCGCTCTCTCTCCAGTCAACAACACTATCTAAATCGGCATTTACAGCGCAGTAAAGACGGAACAAATCCACTCCGTATTTATCTGCTACATGAGCCAATGGTATAACATTTCCCTTGCTCTTGGATATTTTAGCACCTTCACGAATCATCAGGCCGTTGAGAGTTATAGATTTAGGCCAATTTTCTTCTGGAAATATGGCAGCATGGTGCATAATGAAAAAGGCAAGATGATTGCT
Proteins encoded:
- a CDS encoding 3-isopropylmalate dehydratase small subunit; translation: MIRGKVWKFGDNISTDHIAPGRYFHLRTNLPELAKHVLEDADPEFPKKVKPGDIIVAGNNFGLGSSREHAPRIIKIAGVSCVIAKSFARIFYRNAFNIGLPLLTADTDKIDEGDELEIDLEKGIIKDLTKGIELQSTPIPPFMMRLLEDGGIVEHIKKHGDFKVD
- a CDS encoding citrate/2-methylcitrate synthase, which encodes MGVLKEKGPIEYSKGLEGVIAALSSISAIDGKNGKLIYRGIPIEMLAKYSTYEETAYLLLYGELPTKEALEKFSAQMRELRVIPKKVEECIVELPPNPHPMDILKVALAHSALYDPDRQKCCREGVMRKVIRIIAQLPTMIAYYHRARTGQEVIPPDPELSHAANFLYMLHGKKPDEEEARIFDIALILHAEHGLNASTFAAMVTASTLSDINSALLSAIGALKGPLHGGANERVLKMLDEIGSPDKAEEYVLNALKEKRRIMGFGHRVYKTYDPRAKILKEYAEYLSDKYNDRKYIEIGERIENIMIRELGKKGIFPNVDFYSGIVYQFLGIPRDLFTPVFAMARSVGWAAHVCEYTANNRIFRPRAYYIGPDYVEYVQLEKRR
- a CDS encoding 3-isopropylmalate dehydratase large subunit, with the protein product MGKTMAEKIIGEHAGKDVKAGDIVVAKVDVAMVQDGTGPLSVQVLEDMGLVQVFDKKNTVLFLDHATPSPRKELSNAHKILREFSEKTGAYLSDVGEGVCHQRLVESWASPGQLIVGADSHTCTSGALGAFATGMGSTDVAIAFALGKVWLRVPETHRFYIEGKFPKGVYSKDLILHIIGTIGADGATYKSMEFYGPTIDKMSMESRFTITNMAIEAGGKTGMIAPDATTKKYLEEMGRGEKYREIKSDDDAWFEKEYEFNVDELEPTVSFPHTVDNTRTISEAKKMNIRIDQVYIGTCTNGRIEDLRVAAKILDGNKVNKKTRLIVIPASRRVYIQALKEGLLEKFVEAGAAIESPGCGPCVGIHKGVLADGERVLSTQNRNFKGRMGNPNAEIYLGSPATAAATAIEGKIADPREYL
- the guaD gene encoding guanine deaminase, whose translation is MRQAYLSRIITYYNGELRDFKAHYLIVENGKIIGISEKKQENFVDYSDYVILPGFVDTHTHLAQIDARAKWYPDLIGWLEKYIFPAELKFRDDEYARDAAQRFFKALASNGTTTAAVFSSPFKNATNIAFQEASERGLRIIMGQVMMDINVPDELKISVEKAEKDTRELVNKWHGYNELLYYAVTPRFAVSCSMKLMKNLAKISREKELFVQTHISEQEREIEEVLKLNPDFKNYAEVYQHAGLLGPKTILAHGVHLSEEELKIIKNENSSIAHCPSSNFFLHSGIMSIDSMKRFKLRIGFGSDIAAGPYFSMFEVARDASYSNSISPEEAFYYLTLGGAKSLGFDKITGSLEPDKSADFIVVSLENFDDLSTRELLSSLIYLGDDRNIVATYVNGKEVYKREKI
- a CDS encoding isocitrate/isopropylmalate dehydrogenase family protein; its protein translation is MYEDDIKNAAKHFENLLREQIDRMERIKHEGDWIDYSKLKPIIIGVAGGDGIGPYITEQTQRVLEFLLKDEIDEGKVEFRKIEGLTIENRVKHMQAVPDDVLDEIKKCHVLLKGPTTTPKKGDPWPNIESANVAIRRALDLFANVRPVKVPELGIDWVFFRENTEGAYMLGSRGVMIGNELAIDFKVITAPGAERIIRLAFDYAKKNGRKKVTVVTKANVVKKTDGLFLDIAEKVAKDYPEIEWDDWFIDIMTAKLIDPSRRSQFDVIVLPNLYGDILTDEAAQIQGGVGTAGSANIGKRYAMFEAIHGTALRMVKEGRAKYANPMSMIKAGAMMLEHLGFTDKAKKLNMAIDITNSFEKKITVTGHPDGATGEKMANYVIETLKDPNLEEKWKKYVNQ
- a CDS encoding PLDc N-terminal domain-containing protein; this encodes MRQKSLMYILILGLIFFALLATPTASAVTEHSGSETIQANQYWYYRVSLPNGGGVEYEIKGNNTMNIYFLDQKNMALYAAGHTFTYIDKGTSLNTQHAKMYFTISNESGGTYYIVVESAGNWPVNFTYDVKYGEDLETSFFEFFGTTTCIIGGVVFLIWLAVLIWVYKDAKRRGKSGLLWFLVVLFLNILGLIIWLIVRPKNRIR